Proteins from a genomic interval of Lolium perenne isolate Kyuss_39 chromosome 1, Kyuss_2.0, whole genome shotgun sequence:
- the LOC127314483 gene encoding uncharacterized protein, producing MARLGAVAAVVLFLAAAVVAAEAILDPTDFLALQAVRRSLDDMPGSDFFSRWDFTADPCGFPGVFCDGTRVSALALGDPRAGSPGLTGRLDPALGRMSALTELSLVPGRVQGELPASLAACANLRFLAVSKNLLSGAIPDGLGALANLRTLDVSFNQISGAIPPSLASLPSITNLILCHNQLTGGIPSFPDASPLLRLDLKHNTLSGGVPALPGSLQYLSLASNRLTGQVDAVLPRLTRLNFLDLSMNQLQGPIPPSVFTLPLSVLQLQRNFFSSPVQPAGDVTIPVVDLSYNRFWGPLSPLLAGIGQLYLNNNRFTGDVPSRLVQELVGTGGLQVLYLQHNFLTGIEISPSSSLPSGVSLCLMYNCMVPPVYAPCPIKAGTTNTRPADQCPEWRG from the coding sequence ATGGCGCGGCTCGGCGCTGTTGCGGCGGTGGTGCTCTTCCTGGCGGCAGCCGTCGTGGCGGCGGAGGCGATCCTGGACCCGACGGACTTCCTCGCGCTGCAGGCGGTGCGGCGGTCGCTCGACGACATGCCGGGCTCGGACTTCTTCAGCCGCTGGGACTTCACGGCGGACCCCTGCGGCTTCCCGGGGGTCTTCTGCGACGGGACCAGGGTCTCCGCGCTGGCGCTGGGGGACCCGCGGGCGGGGTCGCCGGGCCTCACCGGCAGGCTCGACCCGGCGCTGGGCCGCATGTCCGCGCTCACGGAGCTCTCGCTCGTGCCGGGCCGCGTCCAGGGCGAGCTCCCGGCCTCGCTCGCCGCCTGCGCCAACCTGCGCTTCCTGGCCGTCAGCAAGAACCTCCTCTCCGGCGCCATCCCCGACGGGCTCGGCGCGCTCGCCAACCTCCGCACGCTCGACGTCAGCTTCAACCAGATCTCCGGCGCCATCCCGCCGTCCCTCGCCTCCCTGCCCTCCATCACCAACCTCATCCTCTGCCACAACCAGCTCACCGGCGGCATCCCCTCCTTCCCGGACGCCTCCCCGCTCCTCCGCCTGGACCTCAAACACAACACCCTCTCCGGCGGCGTGCCCGCCCTCCCAGGCTCGCTCCAGTACCTCTCCCTCGCCTCAAACCGCCTCACCGGCCAGGTCGACGCCGTCCTGCCGCGCCTCACCCGCCTAAACTTCCTCGACCTCAGCATGAACCAGCTCCAGGGGCCCATCCCGCCCTCCGTATTCACATTGCCGCTCTCCGTGCTCCAGCTGCAGCGCAACTTCTTCTCCAGCCCCGTCCAGCCGGCGGGCGACGTCACCATCCCGGTCGTGGACCTCAGCTACAACCGCTTCTGGGGCCCGCTCTCGCCGCTCCTGGCGGGGATCGGCCAGCTCTACCTCAACAACAACCGCTTCACCGGCGACGTGCCGTCGCGGCTCGTGCAGGAGCTCGTCGGCACCGGCGGGCTGCAGGTGCTCTACCTGCAGCACAACTTCCTCACCGGCATCGAGATCTCGCCGTCGTCCTCGCTGCCCTCCGGGGTCTCGCTCTGCCTCATGTACAACTGCATGGTGCCGCCCGTGTACGCGCCCTGCCCGATCAAGGCCGGCACCACCAACACCCGGCCGGCCGACCAGTGCCCCGAGTGGAGGGGCTGA